ACAGCTTTGATTTGGAGAAGTGTTCGCCATTAGCTACGACTTTCACAGCAGAAGATCATCAACAGCTCAACAACAGTCCATGTACTCCAAGGCTGCAAAAGTCCCCTTCAAGGGCTTCACCAGACCGGCACGCCTTCTTTTTGGGGTGTCACACAACCACATCAGGCTTTTGGCTCTACCCAGAGCTATTTTGCAGTGGAGGACCAAGCTACAATTCAGACATACCAAAGAAAATAGGACACCTGAAAAGATACGATCTTACCTCAGACTGTTAGCAGTAGTCTTAAACCCACTTGCCAAGTGGAtgtgagtgtgtatatatacatatggacacacacacagagatatttaaaaaaaaaaaaagacaacaaagcgATTAATACTGTCATAGCCTGGGCATATTTAGTTCAAAGTTAGGTATCCATGGGACATAtttaaaaactctaaatattGGCAACACGTTGTATACAAAACAGTTGTGGGCAGATGCCTAATGTAAATGTGCATTCGAAATACTATTACTGATGTAGCTATATTGCTTGGGATTGTATCTAAAAATACGGAGTTTCTGCCAAGTATCAAAACAAGTCTCAAGTACTGAAGACAAGGGAAAGTCTTGCCCTCTTGGCGGTGGGACAGGCCTAACCTGAAGGTACTTCATCCTTCACTGCAATTCTAGCACTCAGCTGGAGCAGAGAGAGTATCACTGAAGTACCTTTACTGTTTAAGTAACACGAGATGTTACAGTGCATCAACACAATTACATTGACGAATGTAGTATTTGTAGTATCATTGCGTTCATGTTTGTTACTGGTGTCCTCTCTAAAGGCTGTTAAATATATAGACTGATCTCTTCAGCGTGGAGGAGTTCACACACAACTCCTCATTCTCTCTATTATCAcagcaaaaccaaaggaaatatCAAGGCCAGTATTTTGTCCACAGTAAATCTGCTTTACCCAACATAAGGGAGTCTAAGGGGAACTAGCACATCATTGCACAACATTAAAGACCACCAAATTACTCCTGCTCTTacacttttaaagcattttcagtgCTTGGGTACAAAGCACAGAACCTATTACAAGAATTCTCTAGCAATCAACACACTTTCAGGGATTCAATACTGCATTAAACGTACGCGGAGGCAATCAGTACTGATAACCCAGGTCTGGGCGCTGCAGCACGCAGTCCCATGCGTCTCCTCGCACCGTTTGACAACGTGGCTACGCCTGCTGATCCCATACTCTACTGCTACATGTAGGTAGTAGGAAGCATTCTGATGCTCATGtgatagggaaaaaaatgaaacgcCTCTATTACATACACGTGTTTCTGTTCATGCTTAACGGAGTTCAACTTTTGGCAGAAGTAAATTcctacataaaaaataaatgtagaaaccCATTAAAAACACAAAGATAATAATTGCATTATTAAAACAGCTGCATCTACACTATGGTGTAGTACTTAAGtgtaattcaattaaaaaaaaatcttagtgtaCAACTAAGATGAGACCCATTTCCCAGTCCAAACCTCAGCGTCAGCGCTGCATCGATCTCTACATTAAAACGGAGGGCGACCAACCAAATCCAGGGAAAAACTGTTGCCACAGGTGAAGAGGTCCTCTCCCTAAACAGACAACGCAGGACAGATGGCGTAGAGCCCCTCCGCAGGGACAGGCGACGGCAGATGCCGCAGCACATCAGCAGTGGAAGCTGCATGAGCACTACGTCCTGAATTGGTTTGCTGAACACGGTTCAGATTATTGGATATGTCTATAAGCACAATGCTCTTTAGAAGCATTTACTGTATACCCAAACCCTACTCGCTGCAACACACGGTGTCGCACAAGTAGTGAAAACGTCTTCGTATTCAAAGGTGCTTGGAGATCATTTTCAGGCAGcattttacctttattttagCGAGTTCCCACTACAAAGATGCcaatagtttcttttttctttttagtacgTGAAATTGAGGCAGACACCTAAATAAATATCTACTTTTACTTGCCTAAGTCTATTCTATGTCCGAAATCTCTAATTTTTAAATAAGGGATAAAATGTTGCCCAAAAGACTAGTTATAGTTATACATTTGTGTTTCTACTAAATCTACAAATCAAAATAGTTCTTAGTTAAAAAGATACAATTTGTATCAACAGTAAAAGGTACTTTCTGGTTCTTCAGGGCCTTACTTTAAATTCCAGCAAGTGTACCAAAATTATCAGCAGTAATAGCGTaaactagtgatttttttttttaacactgaacaTCATTACAATGGATGGAAACCTACAACTGTCAGCAGCTGACTATGTCACGTAAGTACATCTGACATCAATTGCAAAATCTATttctattatatatatataaaaaagcttaCGAGGTGCTAGTAAAACCCATgacttaaaaccagaaatatcctTTACTAATACTAAAACAGACTTGGTTTGTCTGTTTCTAAAACTACACTATTTGTGGCAAGAATGAGGCCTACACGATGCAACAGGCCAAAAACTAACTTCAGGAACACATACGGTATCTTCTCTCCCTGCaaccctcccctccccaaccgaaacaggaaaaaaaaaaaagtttaagttatTATTTTGAGCTACAATATCATTACCATAGTGCAGTTAATAAATGTTGCATATCCTCAACACACAAAGCCTCTTCAGGCCAGCCTTGATAAATagcaagaaaaatcaaacagTATCTTAAATATAAAACTTGCATTGAGataattaaattcatttaaaaacaggtaaatattttatgaaaagcgTATTTTATCCAGTACACTTGTGcagcaatacaaagaaaaaacaaacaaaacaactaaaCAGGACCCTACGATTTCAGGCCCCCCTCTACTGACCAGAAATACACAGAGCTGGGTAACAACACGCAGGAACTGAAACGGGGTGGCCTGGTTTGGGGAGGTTCTGAGCGTTTGCAGCTTCTGTTGGGTTCAAAGGGGGCTGCAAATTctcagcacctttgaaaatcaggcAATAAGGATTTTACCTTAACCgtaaattagtaaaaaaaaaagacttttttttcctcctctgattgCATCTGATCTTACTAATCGACTGCATCAACAAAACATGTAactatttaaacaaaacaaagaaagcaatgaaaagtGCCATACTATAAATTACCAATATATTGTTACCCATTTCACTGTTAACTGGTAActtaattatttgtttaaaaaaatgaagtcagtgCTGTAGTAAATCTTTGTTTCCTATAAATAGATGATTATAGcacaaaaaagcacacaaaaacaaacaaacatacatactTATGGTGTTGTAAAAAGTTCAAAAACTTGGCTTGAAAATTGCCTGCCAGGAGTAGCAAAATCCTCTTTCTGCAGGTTGTTTTAATACCACGCAGCCCAAGGACAAACACCCAGCAAGTtaaaaaacgaaaacaaaaatcccaacaacATGTAACGAGGATAGAAAGTGCTGCATATAAACCCCTGATGCACCAAAGATTATAACCAGagaccacagatttttttttttttatatatatatatatatatattaatttaaactGGAACATTCTCCAGCTGTGAaaatagccatttaaaaattttcaaacTAGAACACAAAACATATCTGGTACTTCCGATGCATGGGGCTATACATACAGACTCCATGATACAGTATTTCACATAAACGGATTACTATATAACCTCCTTGCTGAGAAGGAGATCCCAAATGCTATTGTAGCAAACCTCCCTCAGCATTAGAGCTGAGCTGAAAACTACTAGACACCACAAAGATGCATCATCTCTCAATAACCTAGCTGAGATTTTTCCACTAAGATGGCTGCAGCGAGCTGCTGAGCGTCCGTCACGTGAGGGTTCTTCTTCATAACGATCCTCACAAGATCGGGGGGGAAGATGTTGCAGAGGTTAATGTAAACCTTCTCCCGGGTGTCTTGGTGCCTTGGAGGGTCTTGAGGGATTCCACAGTAAGGTACGCGCCAGGTCTGGTCCTGCTGTTCAGGCAAGCTTTGGAAGGCAAACTGCTCGTAACACGGCTGCGTGGGGTTACTCGGCAAGGAGTAGGTCTGGCGGTAGCCATATGCATCCATCCCGTAACTCTGCCTATCCCAACTTCCAAGCCCATCTTGGCCAGAATAAGGCTTTCTGTGTCTTAATGGAGAATTATCATATAAACGCGAGTCTGAAATGCTGTCTATTCTCGTGGACACGAGGGCTCTCCCCAGATGCATGGTCTTTGAATGTGACGAACTCTGAGATGTAGAGTAGTCATTCGGACAACTAGAACGAGCACCGACTGTTGGATGCTGTAGGTGCACAGCCATGTATGGAATTGGAGGTTTGTGGTGATGCTTTGGTTCTTCGTGACTATAGCTTTGCACTCGTGTGAGAGGCTCGTGGTAGCTCTGTAGGAAGGGCGGAGTGTTAAGGCGGCCATGGGGGTGCATATGTTGGCACTTCAAGTTCTCCTCTAGCTGTGGGTCAGGCGAACTCATGTAAGAGCGATCGCTGTAACCCACGTAGGAATCACTACTGCCACAGCTAACGCTCCCTTCGCTGCTGCAGTCGGAAGCTACAGAGCTAATCCTATAATCTGTGTCCAAGGAGAAGCGCCTTTCAGGACTACGTGGACCAGATATACTTAGATTTGAATATGCACTCAGCATAGAGTAATACCCTACGTCCACAGGAGACTCACATTTTGGATACTGGTCGTAAGGCATTGGCGTTCCGTGATTTTTGGTTGCCATCATCACTGTAGGATACTGTCCCTGTGGTCTTTGATCCTGAGGTGGGAAGTGAACTCCGGATGGAAGGCCGTTAGTTAAAGGTGCAGTACTTTGGGGTTTTGCAGCAGAGGAACTTGGTATACTAACTAAAGAAGGTACAGACCTGGTTTCCAATTTGTTTTTGGTGGGAAGCTTTTCCTCCAAGTCTTGATAGACTTGAGTCCTTATACTAGGATCTGATTGCCTCTTTGGAGCAGCACGCTTCAGCTCAGAAGTGCCATCATTTTTAGTGCTACAGGGAACACTATTGCTTTTTACCAGTCCTCCTTCACTTGTAGTTTTGGCAGCTGTGCTTCTAGACATGGCACGAAGTTCATCAGCTACAGATCGCTGAGGCTGATTTCCTCTTTCTGGATGGTAGTATTTGCACTTGTGTCCATAGGTACATTTCTTCCCTATTAATACAAACATAATCagataaaaaaaaactttaaccAAAATCTCTTAATCATCAAACAACGGAAATGCCCCTCATTTGAAGTTCTACTGATGATTTGAAAGATCTTGCAAATGGTTTTGTGCGACACAGGGTAAGATCTCCTCTCTTGTATTGTGGGAAAAAAGAGGCAGTGGTAGTGTGCTGCAGCTAGTGCTCTAGGAATGCAGACCAACACTACCAGATACATTTTGAGCTGAACATGACACAGAGTCGTAAGACCAGCAGGTTTCAGCTCAGTCAAGATGGTGGTGTGCCTGTAGGTATGCTCAGTAGCTCAACTTCAGACAGCTCAATcaattttctggaagaaaacttAGATGTCTTATGACCAAATCACAGTAGAAAAGGGCTTTCTGGAAACTGCAGAATTTAGGTGCTGTTTTGGATCTGCTCCTACGAATGATTAATAAAGTTGCTTCTTTAGTTCAACTAGTAGATAGAAATGTTCTCTAACtagcacatgaaaaaaatcacttcagtttCAACCATCAGCTCAGCATTTCAACCATTCTCAGGCTAACACAACAATGTAAAAACCTCtgttaaaaagcttttatttttggcagtgttaaaataaaacaggagctTGGTCCCCAGTCCCAGCAGTACAGAAAACTGACGAGTTAAATCAAATTACCATATGGACAAGGTTGCTTCTTATGTTCTGGCACAATAGGCTTCTTCCTAAGAAAATTGTCCAGACTTGGACCATGGCGGCCAAGAGGATCATCAGGAGGCATAAATctataaggcaaaaaaaaaaaaaaaaaagtattacggAAGCAAACAAGCCTTTTCATATTCTTCATGCAA
This genomic interval from Calonectris borealis chromosome 1, bCalBor7.hap1.2, whole genome shotgun sequence contains the following:
- the ZC3H12C gene encoding putative ribonuclease ZC3H12C gives rise to the protein MGLKDHLEHDLGHLYVGSTGTQINAIVPWSMAEKPTMDKVNSRKEDIDKEASEETSGSSSCDSEESTNSDNDSERPNNSASESHLLPKTHRQLCRSPSLEPHILKRNEILQDFRIEEAQIVPKEVKKPPDVVKEYQTKLEFALKLGYSEEQVQLVLNKLGTDALINDILGELVKLGNKTETDQTVTNANTSVMREASSIESQRSESPLQEDVTEDGDNLRPIVIDGSNVAMSHGNKEVFSCRGIKLAVDWFLERGHKDVTVFVPAWRKEQSRPDALITDQEILRKLEKEKILVFTPSRRVQGRRVVCYDDRFIVKLAFESDGIIVSNDNYRDLANEKPEWKKFIDERLLMYSFVNDKFMPPDDPLGRHGPSLDNFLRKKPIVPEHKKQPCPYGKKCTYGHKCKYYHPERGNQPQRSVADELRAMSRSTAAKTTSEGGLVKSNSVPCSTKNDGTSELKRAAPKRQSDPSIRTQVYQDLEEKLPTKNKLETRSVPSLVSIPSSSAAKPQSTAPLTNGLPSGVHFPPQDQRPQGQYPTVMMATKNHGTPMPYDQYPKCESPVDVGYYSMLSAYSNLSISGPRSPERRFSLDTDYRISSVASDCSSEGSVSCGSSDSYVGYSDRSYMSSPDPQLEENLKCQHMHPHGRLNTPPFLQSYHEPLTRVQSYSHEEPKHHHKPPIPYMAVHLQHPTVGARSSCPNDYSTSQSSSHSKTMHLGRALVSTRIDSISDSRLYDNSPLRHRKPYSGQDGLGSWDRQSYGMDAYGYRQTYSLPSNPTQPCYEQFAFQSLPEQQDQTWRVPYCGIPQDPPRHQDTREKVYINLCNIFPPDLVRIVMKKNPHVTDAQQLAAAILVEKSQLGY